A single window of Syngnathus acus chromosome 23, fSynAcu1.2, whole genome shotgun sequence DNA harbors:
- the mybpc1 gene encoding myosin-binding protein C, slow-type isoform X4: MPEPPKKDETANGQPEESVAPDSNGAPPPPVIALEISPPPEEANSLKKLSIELPNDSVPVTSMGRKDSVWSLGESQPPEELEKPIENPPAEKPAENPPTSTLLSERPVSGTVSVGGDITFVAKVEAKDLLRKPTIKWFKGKWMDLASKTGKHLQLKEIFDRNTKVYTFEMHIIKAKENYAGNYRCEVSLKDKFDSCSFDLEVKAGGSQSFDIRSAFKRSTDGQEDAGELDFSALLKHRDHKQQDDAPEVDVWEILKNARPDQYEKIAFMYGITDLRGLLRRMKKIPKVEKKSEAFAKKLDPAYQVDKGGKIRLAVDLTDPTVDLKWYKNGVEIRPSPKYIFEHKGTERILVINNCALNDDAAYSVAAGEEKCSTELFVKELPVKITKGLEAVTTTVNERIELMCEVTEDGAPVKWMKNGVEIPTGVRSRYRVKCEGNKHYLVIDDASLEDTGTYSIMASGGSSEAHVQVDLKPLKIHQDLTDTKVLLGKPLKLQCEISPGNVPGRWYRNGQLIQETDRIKISHKNRVHELSIEVSSLHDSGDYTFVPEGYSHSLSAKVNVIDPPKVHLEGLNFVDNTVTVVAGNKMRLEIPISGEPAPKVVWMKGDRVIVEAGNRVRAETYVDQTSLTIDITERDDSGNYKLVLQNEAGEASASIKLKVVDIPDSPEAPLVPVVGGDWCSMTWEPPKYDGGSPILGYYIERKKKQSSRWMRINFDLIKETTYEPKKMIEGVPYEVRIFAVNAIGVSKPSEPSKAFTPLAVTSEPTMLVVDDVTDTTVTVKWRPPETIGAAGLDGYLVEYCLEGSEDWVPANTELIDKTRYTITGLKPDSKVFIRVKAVNAAGASAPRTTQHAILVKEVIEPPKIRVPRHLKQTYTRRVGETLNLVVPFMGKPRPKVTWLKDGQPIDPAAVSIRNTDCDSMIFIRKAERSHSGKYQMKVQVESHEDTADMDIQIIDLPGPPQMVNIDDVWGENVSLSWTAPRDNGNAAITGYTIQKADKKTMEWYTCLEHYHRMTIAITELVVGNEYYFRVFSENMCGLSESATQTRKSALILKEDMKLKIFEFNDHDFNEAPKFTQPLINTFGIAGYNTTLNCSVRAHPKPKVIWMKNKMIIGEDPRYRMFSNQGVCTLEIRKPSPYDGGMYTCRASNDLGEAQVECKLEVKGGFTFYELMQRGVPLHLIDKYMTETKVVEEDK; the protein is encoded by the exons ATGCCAGAGCCCCCGAAGAAAG aTGAGACGGCAAACGGACAGCCGGAAG AAAGTGTCGCACCAGACAGTAACGgtgccccgcccccccctgTGATTGCCCTGGAAATCTCTCCGCCCCCAG AGGAAGCCAATTCACTCAAGAAACTGTCAATTGAGCTGCCTA aTGATAGCGTCCCTGTTACCTCCATGGGGAGAAAAGACTCAG TGTGGTCTTTGGGTGAATCCCAACCCCCAGAGGAACTGGAGAAGCCCATCGAGAACCCACCGGCAGAAAAGCCAGCTGAGAACCCACCGACGTCCACCCTGCTCTCAGAAAGACCCGTGAGCGGCACGGTGTCAGTCG GTGGGGACATCACCTTTGTCGCCAAAGTGGAAGCGAAAGACCTTCTCCGTAAACCCACCATCAAGTGGTTTAAGGGAAAGTGGATGGACTTGGCCAGCAAGACAGGAAAGCACCTGCAGCTCAAAGAGATCTTTGATCGCAACACCAAG GTCTACACATTTGAGATGCATATCATCAAGGCCAAGGAGAATTACGCGGGCAATTACAGGTGCGAGGTCAGCCTCAAGGACAAGTTTGACAGCTGCTCCTTTGACCTGGAAGTGAAAG CTGGGGGATCGCAAAGTTTCGATATTCGATCCGCTTTCAAGAGGAG CACTGATGGCCAAGAAGATGCAGGGGAGCTTGACTTTAGCGCTCTCCTTAAACATAG GGATCACAAACAGCAGGACGACGCTCCCGAGGTGGACGTGTGGGAGATCCTGAAGAACGCCCGTCCGGATCAATATGAGAAGATCGCCTTCATGTATGGTATTACGGATCTGAGAGGCCTGTTGCGTAGAATGAAGAAGATTCCCAAAGTGGAGAAAAAGAGCGAAG CCTTTGCCAAAAAACTGGACCCTGCGTATCAGGTAGATAAAGGTGGCAAGATCCGCCTTGCTGTTGATCTGACTGACCCCACGGTCGACCTGAAGTGGTACAAAAACGGAGTGGAGATCCGTCCCAGTCCCAA GTACATTTTTGAGCATAAGGGCACAGAAAGGATCCTGGTCATCAACAACTGTGCTCTGAATGACGACGCAGCATATTCTGTGGCAGCAGGAGAAGAGAAGTGCTCCACAGAGCTGTTTGTCAAAG AACTGCCGGTCAAGATTACAAAAGGTCTCGAGGCCGTGACGACCACAGTGAATGAGAGGATTGAGCTGATGTGTGAGGTGACAGAGGACGGCGCCCCAGTCAAATG GATGAAGAATGGTGTGGAGATTCCAACAGGGGTTCGCTCCAGATATAGAGTCAAGTGCGAGGGAAACAAACACTACCTGGTGATCGACGACGCATCCCTGGAAGATACCGGGACGTACTCCATCATGGCTTCCGGTGGCTCATCGGAGGCTCATGTACAGGTTGACT TGAAACCACTGAAGATCCATCAAGACCTGACGGATACAAAAGTTTTGCTGGGCAAGCCTCTCAAACTGCAATGCGAGATCTCTCCAGGAAACGTCCCAGGCCGATGGTACCGCAACGGACAGCTGATCCAGGAAACCGACCGCATCAagatttcacacaaaaatag GGTTCACGAACTTTCAATTGAAGTTAGCTCACTTCACGATTCTGGAGATTACACTTTTGTACCTGAGGGGTACTCACACAGTCTATCTGCGAAGGTTAATGTCATTG ACCCTCCAAAGGTGCACCTGGAGGGGTTGAACTTCGTAGACAACACTGTGACAGTTGTAGCTGGAAACAAGATGCGCTTGGAGATCCCCATCAGTGGAGAGCCAGCCCCCAAGGTGGTGTGGATGAAAGGTGATAGG GTTATCGTCGAGGCGGGCAACCGAGTCCGAGCGGAAACGTACGTTGACCAGACGAGCCTGACAATTGATATCACGGAGCGCGACGATTCGGGCAACTATAAATTAGTCCTTCAAAATGAGGCCGGAGAAGCCTCAGCTAGCATCAAGTTGAAGGTTGTAG ACATCCCTGATTCTCCAGAGGCGCCTTTGGTCCCTGTGGTTGGAGGCGATTGGTGCTCCATGACATGGGAGCCACCCAAATATGATGGGGGTTCACCAATTTTAG GCTACTAcattgagagaaaaaagaagcagagCTCAAGATGGATGAGAATTAACTTTGACCTCATCAAAGAGACAACGTACGAGCCCAAGAAAATGATTGAAGGCGTCCCATATGAAGTGCGGATATTTGCCGTCAATGCCATTGGGGTGTCCAAGCCCAGTGAACCATCCAAAGCTTTTACCCCGCTTG CGGTGACCAGTGAGCCCACCATGCTGGTGGTGGATGACGTGACTGACACAACAGTGACCGTCAAGTGGCGTCCTCCAGAAACCATCGGAGCTGCTGGTCTCGACGGGTACTTGGTGGAGTACTGCCTTGAAGGAT CTGAAGACTGGGTACCAGCCAACACTGAACTGATAGATAAGACAAGATACACCATCACAGGCCTGAAGCCCGATTCGAAGGTCTTCATTCGAGTCAAGGCCGTCAATGCTGCGGGAGCTAGTGCTCCACGAACCACTCAGCATGCCATTCTTGTCAAGGAAGTTATCG AACCACCCAAGATCCGTGTCCCCCGACACCTGAAACAGACTTACACTCGACGAGTTGGCGAAACGCTCAACCTTGTGGTGCCATTCATG GGCAAACCGAGGCCGAAAGTGACTTGGTTGAAGGACGGTCAACCCATTGATCCTGCCGCCGTGAGCATTCGGAACACCGACTGCGACAGCATGATCTTCATTCGTAAAGCAGAACGCAGTCACTCTGGGAAGTATCAAATGAAGGTGCAGGTAGAAAGCCACGAGGACACAGCTGACATGGACATCCAGATCATAG ACCTCCCTGGTCCTCCTCAGATGGTGAATATCGACGATGTCTGGGGAGAAAATGTATCTCTGTCCTGGACTGCCCCTCGAGATAATGGCAATGCGGCAATAACAGGCTACACCATTCAAAAGGCAGACAAGAAGACAATG GAATGGTACACGTGCCTTGAGCACTACCACCGCATGACCATCGCTATCACCGAACTCGTGGTCGGTAACGAGTACTACTTCAGGGTCTTCTCTGAGAACATGTGCGGACTTAGCGAGTCGGCCACCCAAACCAGGAAAAGCGCCCTCATCCTCAAAGAAG ACATGAAGTTGAAAATCTTTGAATTCAACGACCACGACTTCAACGAGGCTCCCAAATTCACGCAGCCGCTCATCAACACGTTTGGCATTGCCGGCTACAACACCACTCTTAACTGCAGCGTGCGTGCCCACCCCAAG CCCAAAGTGATCTGGATGAAGAACAAGATGATCATTGGCGAGGACCCTCGCTACCGCATGTTTAGCAACCAGGGCGTGTGCACGCTGGAGATAAGGAAACCCAGCCCTTACGACGGCGGCATGTACACCTGTAGGGCCAGCAACGACTTGGGGGAAGCCCAGGTGGAGTGTAAACTGGAGGTCAAGG GAGGGTTCACCTTCTATGAACTCATGCAACGCGGCGTGCCCCTGCACCTGATTGACAAGTACATGACGGAGACGAAGGTTGTCGAAGAAGACAAGTAG
- the mybpc1 gene encoding myosin-binding protein C, slow-type isoform X2: MPEPPKKDETANGQPEESVAPDSNGAPPPPVIALEISPPPEEANSLKKLSIELPNDSVPVTSMGRKDSVWSLGESQPPEELEKPIENPPAEKPAENPPTSTLLSERPVSGTVSVGGDITFVAKVEAKDLLRKPTIKWFKGKWMDLASKTGKHLQLKEIFDRNTKVYTFEMHIIKAKENYAGNYRCEVSLKDKFDSCSFDLEVKAGGSQSFDIRSAFKRSTDGQEDAGELDFSALLKHRDHKQQDDAPEVDVWEILKNARPDQYEKIAFMYGITDLRGLLRRMKKIPKVEKKSEAFAKKLDPAYQVDKGGKIRLAVDLTDPTVDLKWYKNGVEIRPSPNQRKYIFEHKGTERILVINNCALNDDAAYSVAAGEEKCSTELFVKELPVKITKGLEAVTTTVNERIELMCEVTEDGAPVKWMKNGVEIPTGVRSRYRVKCEGNKHYLVIDDASLEDTGTYSIMASGGSSEAHVQVDLKPLKIHQDLTDTKVLLGKPLKLQCEISPGNVPGRWYRNGQLIQETDRIKISHKNRVHELSIEVSSLHDSGDYTFVPEGYSHSLSAKVNVIDPPKVHLEGLNFVDNTVTVVAGNKMRLEIPISGEPAPKVVWMKGDRVIVEAGNRVRAETYVDQTSLTIDITERDDSGNYKLVLQNEAGEASASIKLKVVDIPDSPEAPLVPVVGGDWCSMTWEPPKYDGGSPILGYYIERKKKQSSRWMRINFDLIKETTYEPKKMIEGVPYEVRIFAVNAIGVSKPSEPSKAFTPLAVTSEPTMLVVDDVTDTTVTVKWRPPETIGAAGLDGYLVEYCLEGSEDWVPANTELIDKTRYTITGLKPDSKVFIRVKAVNAAGASAPRTTQHAILVKEVIEPPKIRVPRHLKQTYTRRVGETLNLVVPFMGKPRPKVTWLKDGQPIDPAAVSIRNTDCDSMIFIRKAERSHSGKYQMKVQVESHEDTADMDIQIIDLPGPPQMVNIDDVWGENVSLSWTAPRDNGNAAITGYTIQKADKKTMEWYTCLEHYHRMTIAITELVVGNEYYFRVFSENMCGLSESATQTRKSALILKEDMKLKIFEFNDHDFNEAPKFTQPLINTFGIAGYNTTLNCSVRAHPKPKVIWMKNKMIIGEDPRYRMFSNQGVCTLEIRKPSPYDGGMYTCRASNDLGEAQVECKLEVKGGFTFYELMQRGVPLHLIDKYMTETKVVEEDK; the protein is encoded by the exons ATGCCAGAGCCCCCGAAGAAAG aTGAGACGGCAAACGGACAGCCGGAAG AAAGTGTCGCACCAGACAGTAACGgtgccccgcccccccctgTGATTGCCCTGGAAATCTCTCCGCCCCCAG AGGAAGCCAATTCACTCAAGAAACTGTCAATTGAGCTGCCTA aTGATAGCGTCCCTGTTACCTCCATGGGGAGAAAAGACTCAG TGTGGTCTTTGGGTGAATCCCAACCCCCAGAGGAACTGGAGAAGCCCATCGAGAACCCACCGGCAGAAAAGCCAGCTGAGAACCCACCGACGTCCACCCTGCTCTCAGAAAGACCCGTGAGCGGCACGGTGTCAGTCG GTGGGGACATCACCTTTGTCGCCAAAGTGGAAGCGAAAGACCTTCTCCGTAAACCCACCATCAAGTGGTTTAAGGGAAAGTGGATGGACTTGGCCAGCAAGACAGGAAAGCACCTGCAGCTCAAAGAGATCTTTGATCGCAACACCAAG GTCTACACATTTGAGATGCATATCATCAAGGCCAAGGAGAATTACGCGGGCAATTACAGGTGCGAGGTCAGCCTCAAGGACAAGTTTGACAGCTGCTCCTTTGACCTGGAAGTGAAAG CTGGGGGATCGCAAAGTTTCGATATTCGATCCGCTTTCAAGAGGAG CACTGATGGCCAAGAAGATGCAGGGGAGCTTGACTTTAGCGCTCTCCTTAAACATAG GGATCACAAACAGCAGGACGACGCTCCCGAGGTGGACGTGTGGGAGATCCTGAAGAACGCCCGTCCGGATCAATATGAGAAGATCGCCTTCATGTATGGTATTACGGATCTGAGAGGCCTGTTGCGTAGAATGAAGAAGATTCCCAAAGTGGAGAAAAAGAGCGAAG CCTTTGCCAAAAAACTGGACCCTGCGTATCAGGTAGATAAAGGTGGCAAGATCCGCCTTGCTGTTGATCTGACTGACCCCACGGTCGACCTGAAGTGGTACAAAAACGGAGTGGAGATCCGTCCCAGTCCCAA TCAAAGGAA GTACATTTTTGAGCATAAGGGCACAGAAAGGATCCTGGTCATCAACAACTGTGCTCTGAATGACGACGCAGCATATTCTGTGGCAGCAGGAGAAGAGAAGTGCTCCACAGAGCTGTTTGTCAAAG AACTGCCGGTCAAGATTACAAAAGGTCTCGAGGCCGTGACGACCACAGTGAATGAGAGGATTGAGCTGATGTGTGAGGTGACAGAGGACGGCGCCCCAGTCAAATG GATGAAGAATGGTGTGGAGATTCCAACAGGGGTTCGCTCCAGATATAGAGTCAAGTGCGAGGGAAACAAACACTACCTGGTGATCGACGACGCATCCCTGGAAGATACCGGGACGTACTCCATCATGGCTTCCGGTGGCTCATCGGAGGCTCATGTACAGGTTGACT TGAAACCACTGAAGATCCATCAAGACCTGACGGATACAAAAGTTTTGCTGGGCAAGCCTCTCAAACTGCAATGCGAGATCTCTCCAGGAAACGTCCCAGGCCGATGGTACCGCAACGGACAGCTGATCCAGGAAACCGACCGCATCAagatttcacacaaaaatag GGTTCACGAACTTTCAATTGAAGTTAGCTCACTTCACGATTCTGGAGATTACACTTTTGTACCTGAGGGGTACTCACACAGTCTATCTGCGAAGGTTAATGTCATTG ACCCTCCAAAGGTGCACCTGGAGGGGTTGAACTTCGTAGACAACACTGTGACAGTTGTAGCTGGAAACAAGATGCGCTTGGAGATCCCCATCAGTGGAGAGCCAGCCCCCAAGGTGGTGTGGATGAAAGGTGATAGG GTTATCGTCGAGGCGGGCAACCGAGTCCGAGCGGAAACGTACGTTGACCAGACGAGCCTGACAATTGATATCACGGAGCGCGACGATTCGGGCAACTATAAATTAGTCCTTCAAAATGAGGCCGGAGAAGCCTCAGCTAGCATCAAGTTGAAGGTTGTAG ACATCCCTGATTCTCCAGAGGCGCCTTTGGTCCCTGTGGTTGGAGGCGATTGGTGCTCCATGACATGGGAGCCACCCAAATATGATGGGGGTTCACCAATTTTAG GCTACTAcattgagagaaaaaagaagcagagCTCAAGATGGATGAGAATTAACTTTGACCTCATCAAAGAGACAACGTACGAGCCCAAGAAAATGATTGAAGGCGTCCCATATGAAGTGCGGATATTTGCCGTCAATGCCATTGGGGTGTCCAAGCCCAGTGAACCATCCAAAGCTTTTACCCCGCTTG CGGTGACCAGTGAGCCCACCATGCTGGTGGTGGATGACGTGACTGACACAACAGTGACCGTCAAGTGGCGTCCTCCAGAAACCATCGGAGCTGCTGGTCTCGACGGGTACTTGGTGGAGTACTGCCTTGAAGGAT CTGAAGACTGGGTACCAGCCAACACTGAACTGATAGATAAGACAAGATACACCATCACAGGCCTGAAGCCCGATTCGAAGGTCTTCATTCGAGTCAAGGCCGTCAATGCTGCGGGAGCTAGTGCTCCACGAACCACTCAGCATGCCATTCTTGTCAAGGAAGTTATCG AACCACCCAAGATCCGTGTCCCCCGACACCTGAAACAGACTTACACTCGACGAGTTGGCGAAACGCTCAACCTTGTGGTGCCATTCATG GGCAAACCGAGGCCGAAAGTGACTTGGTTGAAGGACGGTCAACCCATTGATCCTGCCGCCGTGAGCATTCGGAACACCGACTGCGACAGCATGATCTTCATTCGTAAAGCAGAACGCAGTCACTCTGGGAAGTATCAAATGAAGGTGCAGGTAGAAAGCCACGAGGACACAGCTGACATGGACATCCAGATCATAG ACCTCCCTGGTCCTCCTCAGATGGTGAATATCGACGATGTCTGGGGAGAAAATGTATCTCTGTCCTGGACTGCCCCTCGAGATAATGGCAATGCGGCAATAACAGGCTACACCATTCAAAAGGCAGACAAGAAGACAATG GAATGGTACACGTGCCTTGAGCACTACCACCGCATGACCATCGCTATCACCGAACTCGTGGTCGGTAACGAGTACTACTTCAGGGTCTTCTCTGAGAACATGTGCGGACTTAGCGAGTCGGCCACCCAAACCAGGAAAAGCGCCCTCATCCTCAAAGAAG ACATGAAGTTGAAAATCTTTGAATTCAACGACCACGACTTCAACGAGGCTCCCAAATTCACGCAGCCGCTCATCAACACGTTTGGCATTGCCGGCTACAACACCACTCTTAACTGCAGCGTGCGTGCCCACCCCAAG CCCAAAGTGATCTGGATGAAGAACAAGATGATCATTGGCGAGGACCCTCGCTACCGCATGTTTAGCAACCAGGGCGTGTGCACGCTGGAGATAAGGAAACCCAGCCCTTACGACGGCGGCATGTACACCTGTAGGGCCAGCAACGACTTGGGGGAAGCCCAGGTGGAGTGTAAACTGGAGGTCAAGG GAGGGTTCACCTTCTATGAACTCATGCAACGCGGCGTGCCCCTGCACCTGATTGACAAGTACATGACGGAGACGAAGGTTGTCGAAGAAGACAAGTAG
- the mybpc1 gene encoding myosin-binding protein C, slow-type isoform X3: MPEPPKKDETANGQPEESVAPDSNGAPPPPVIALEISPPPEEANSLKKLSIELPNDSVPVTSMGRKDSVWSLGESQPPEELEKPIENPPAEKPAENPPTSTLLSERPVSGTVSVGGDITFVAKVEAKDLLRKPTIKWFKGKWMDLASKTGKHLQLKEIFDRNTKVYTFEMHIIKAKENYAGNYRCEVSLKDKFDSCSFDLEVKAGGSQSFDIRSAFKRSTDGQEDAGELDFSALLKHRQQRDHKQQDDAPEVDVWEILKNARPDQYEKIAFMYGITDLRGLLRRMKKIPKVEKKSEAFAKKLDPAYQVDKGGKIRLAVDLTDPTVDLKWYKNGVEIRPSPKYIFEHKGTERILVINNCALNDDAAYSVAAGEEKCSTELFVKELPVKITKGLEAVTTTVNERIELMCEVTEDGAPVKWMKNGVEIPTGVRSRYRVKCEGNKHYLVIDDASLEDTGTYSIMASGGSSEAHVQVDLKPLKIHQDLTDTKVLLGKPLKLQCEISPGNVPGRWYRNGQLIQETDRIKISHKNRVHELSIEVSSLHDSGDYTFVPEGYSHSLSAKVNVIDPPKVHLEGLNFVDNTVTVVAGNKMRLEIPISGEPAPKVVWMKGDRVIVEAGNRVRAETYVDQTSLTIDITERDDSGNYKLVLQNEAGEASASIKLKVVDIPDSPEAPLVPVVGGDWCSMTWEPPKYDGGSPILGYYIERKKKQSSRWMRINFDLIKETTYEPKKMIEGVPYEVRIFAVNAIGVSKPSEPSKAFTPLAVTSEPTMLVVDDVTDTTVTVKWRPPETIGAAGLDGYLVEYCLEGSEDWVPANTELIDKTRYTITGLKPDSKVFIRVKAVNAAGASAPRTTQHAILVKEVIEPPKIRVPRHLKQTYTRRVGETLNLVVPFMGKPRPKVTWLKDGQPIDPAAVSIRNTDCDSMIFIRKAERSHSGKYQMKVQVESHEDTADMDIQIIDLPGPPQMVNIDDVWGENVSLSWTAPRDNGNAAITGYTIQKADKKTMEWYTCLEHYHRMTIAITELVVGNEYYFRVFSENMCGLSESATQTRKSALILKEDMKLKIFEFNDHDFNEAPKFTQPLINTFGIAGYNTTLNCSVRAHPKPKVIWMKNKMIIGEDPRYRMFSNQGVCTLEIRKPSPYDGGMYTCRASNDLGEAQVECKLEVKGGFTFYELMQRGVPLHLIDKYMTETKVVEEDK, from the exons ATGCCAGAGCCCCCGAAGAAAG aTGAGACGGCAAACGGACAGCCGGAAG AAAGTGTCGCACCAGACAGTAACGgtgccccgcccccccctgTGATTGCCCTGGAAATCTCTCCGCCCCCAG AGGAAGCCAATTCACTCAAGAAACTGTCAATTGAGCTGCCTA aTGATAGCGTCCCTGTTACCTCCATGGGGAGAAAAGACTCAG TGTGGTCTTTGGGTGAATCCCAACCCCCAGAGGAACTGGAGAAGCCCATCGAGAACCCACCGGCAGAAAAGCCAGCTGAGAACCCACCGACGTCCACCCTGCTCTCAGAAAGACCCGTGAGCGGCACGGTGTCAGTCG GTGGGGACATCACCTTTGTCGCCAAAGTGGAAGCGAAAGACCTTCTCCGTAAACCCACCATCAAGTGGTTTAAGGGAAAGTGGATGGACTTGGCCAGCAAGACAGGAAAGCACCTGCAGCTCAAAGAGATCTTTGATCGCAACACCAAG GTCTACACATTTGAGATGCATATCATCAAGGCCAAGGAGAATTACGCGGGCAATTACAGGTGCGAGGTCAGCCTCAAGGACAAGTTTGACAGCTGCTCCTTTGACCTGGAAGTGAAAG CTGGGGGATCGCAAAGTTTCGATATTCGATCCGCTTTCAAGAGGAG CACTGATGGCCAAGAAGATGCAGGGGAGCTTGACTTTAGCGCTCTCCTTAAACATAG ACAACAGAG GGATCACAAACAGCAGGACGACGCTCCCGAGGTGGACGTGTGGGAGATCCTGAAGAACGCCCGTCCGGATCAATATGAGAAGATCGCCTTCATGTATGGTATTACGGATCTGAGAGGCCTGTTGCGTAGAATGAAGAAGATTCCCAAAGTGGAGAAAAAGAGCGAAG CCTTTGCCAAAAAACTGGACCCTGCGTATCAGGTAGATAAAGGTGGCAAGATCCGCCTTGCTGTTGATCTGACTGACCCCACGGTCGACCTGAAGTGGTACAAAAACGGAGTGGAGATCCGTCCCAGTCCCAA GTACATTTTTGAGCATAAGGGCACAGAAAGGATCCTGGTCATCAACAACTGTGCTCTGAATGACGACGCAGCATATTCTGTGGCAGCAGGAGAAGAGAAGTGCTCCACAGAGCTGTTTGTCAAAG AACTGCCGGTCAAGATTACAAAAGGTCTCGAGGCCGTGACGACCACAGTGAATGAGAGGATTGAGCTGATGTGTGAGGTGACAGAGGACGGCGCCCCAGTCAAATG GATGAAGAATGGTGTGGAGATTCCAACAGGGGTTCGCTCCAGATATAGAGTCAAGTGCGAGGGAAACAAACACTACCTGGTGATCGACGACGCATCCCTGGAAGATACCGGGACGTACTCCATCATGGCTTCCGGTGGCTCATCGGAGGCTCATGTACAGGTTGACT TGAAACCACTGAAGATCCATCAAGACCTGACGGATACAAAAGTTTTGCTGGGCAAGCCTCTCAAACTGCAATGCGAGATCTCTCCAGGAAACGTCCCAGGCCGATGGTACCGCAACGGACAGCTGATCCAGGAAACCGACCGCATCAagatttcacacaaaaatag GGTTCACGAACTTTCAATTGAAGTTAGCTCACTTCACGATTCTGGAGATTACACTTTTGTACCTGAGGGGTACTCACACAGTCTATCTGCGAAGGTTAATGTCATTG ACCCTCCAAAGGTGCACCTGGAGGGGTTGAACTTCGTAGACAACACTGTGACAGTTGTAGCTGGAAACAAGATGCGCTTGGAGATCCCCATCAGTGGAGAGCCAGCCCCCAAGGTGGTGTGGATGAAAGGTGATAGG GTTATCGTCGAGGCGGGCAACCGAGTCCGAGCGGAAACGTACGTTGACCAGACGAGCCTGACAATTGATATCACGGAGCGCGACGATTCGGGCAACTATAAATTAGTCCTTCAAAATGAGGCCGGAGAAGCCTCAGCTAGCATCAAGTTGAAGGTTGTAG ACATCCCTGATTCTCCAGAGGCGCCTTTGGTCCCTGTGGTTGGAGGCGATTGGTGCTCCATGACATGGGAGCCACCCAAATATGATGGGGGTTCACCAATTTTAG GCTACTAcattgagagaaaaaagaagcagagCTCAAGATGGATGAGAATTAACTTTGACCTCATCAAAGAGACAACGTACGAGCCCAAGAAAATGATTGAAGGCGTCCCATATGAAGTGCGGATATTTGCCGTCAATGCCATTGGGGTGTCCAAGCCCAGTGAACCATCCAAAGCTTTTACCCCGCTTG CGGTGACCAGTGAGCCCACCATGCTGGTGGTGGATGACGTGACTGACACAACAGTGACCGTCAAGTGGCGTCCTCCAGAAACCATCGGAGCTGCTGGTCTCGACGGGTACTTGGTGGAGTACTGCCTTGAAGGAT CTGAAGACTGGGTACCAGCCAACACTGAACTGATAGATAAGACAAGATACACCATCACAGGCCTGAAGCCCGATTCGAAGGTCTTCATTCGAGTCAAGGCCGTCAATGCTGCGGGAGCTAGTGCTCCACGAACCACTCAGCATGCCATTCTTGTCAAGGAAGTTATCG AACCACCCAAGATCCGTGTCCCCCGACACCTGAAACAGACTTACACTCGACGAGTTGGCGAAACGCTCAACCTTGTGGTGCCATTCATG GGCAAACCGAGGCCGAAAGTGACTTGGTTGAAGGACGGTCAACCCATTGATCCTGCCGCCGTGAGCATTCGGAACACCGACTGCGACAGCATGATCTTCATTCGTAAAGCAGAACGCAGTCACTCTGGGAAGTATCAAATGAAGGTGCAGGTAGAAAGCCACGAGGACACAGCTGACATGGACATCCAGATCATAG ACCTCCCTGGTCCTCCTCAGATGGTGAATATCGACGATGTCTGGGGAGAAAATGTATCTCTGTCCTGGACTGCCCCTCGAGATAATGGCAATGCGGCAATAACAGGCTACACCATTCAAAAGGCAGACAAGAAGACAATG GAATGGTACACGTGCCTTGAGCACTACCACCGCATGACCATCGCTATCACCGAACTCGTGGTCGGTAACGAGTACTACTTCAGGGTCTTCTCTGAGAACATGTGCGGACTTAGCGAGTCGGCCACCCAAACCAGGAAAAGCGCCCTCATCCTCAAAGAAG ACATGAAGTTGAAAATCTTTGAATTCAACGACCACGACTTCAACGAGGCTCCCAAATTCACGCAGCCGCTCATCAACACGTTTGGCATTGCCGGCTACAACACCACTCTTAACTGCAGCGTGCGTGCCCACCCCAAG CCCAAAGTGATCTGGATGAAGAACAAGATGATCATTGGCGAGGACCCTCGCTACCGCATGTTTAGCAACCAGGGCGTGTGCACGCTGGAGATAAGGAAACCCAGCCCTTACGACGGCGGCATGTACACCTGTAGGGCCAGCAACGACTTGGGGGAAGCCCAGGTGGAGTGTAAACTGGAGGTCAAGG GAGGGTTCACCTTCTATGAACTCATGCAACGCGGCGTGCCCCTGCACCTGATTGACAAGTACATGACGGAGACGAAGGTTGTCGAAGAAGACAAGTAG